A window from Thermostichus vulcanus str. 'Rupite' encodes these proteins:
- the petE gene encoding plastocyanin, producing the protein MFLVSNVVKRLKLVLLSLVFVVGAVAFLSNPAAAETYTVKMGSDKAQLIFDPPSLTINQGDTVQWVNNKVYPHNVVFDKVPGGDAALAAKLSHKALLTAPKQSVESAFVDVPPGEYTYYCTPHRGAGMVGKIIVNG; encoded by the coding sequence ATGTTTCTAGTCTCTAACGTCGTGAAGCGCCTCAAGCTCGTCCTCCTCAGCCTAGTCTTTGTGGTGGGGGCCGTAGCCTTCCTATCTAATCCTGCTGCTGCAGAAACCTACACCGTCAAAATGGGATCCGACAAAGCTCAACTGATTTTCGATCCCCCATCCCTCACCATCAACCAGGGAGATACCGTTCAGTGGGTGAACAACAAGGTTTATCCTCACAACGTCGTTTTTGATAAGGTGCCTGGTGGTGACGCCGCTCTAGCGGCTAAACTCTCTCACAAAGCTCTGCTCACCGCTCCTAAGCAATCTGTTGAATCTGCCTTTGTCGATGTTCCTCCGGGTGAGTACACCTACTACTGCACCCCCCACCGTGGCGCTGGGATGGTCGGGAAGATCATTGTGAATGGCTAA
- a CDS encoding AGE family epimerase/isomerase has protein sequence MHPLPNFRDPHFLEDHIRHTLTFYHPRCINPQGGFFQHFRDDGSLYDRETRHLVSSTRFVFNYAMAALHFQNPEYRTWAEHGIRFLREKHRQGEGGYVWILRGPEVVDATLHCYGHAFVLLAYACGLKAGIPECAQYLTETFALMEEHFWSEADGLYADEFTANWGSLSPYRGQNANMHTCEALIAAYEATQNQHYLERALTLAHNLCERQAALSPLGLIWEHYDSNWDPDWDYNRSDPRHLFRPWGYQPGHQTEWAKLLLILERHAHGLLTQGSQSLVDKAQFLFNRAVQLAWDPEYSGLRYGLDLQGQVWDSDKYFWVQAESLAAAALLALRTGDPSYWDWYDRIWAYSWEHFIDHQHGAWYRILNRANQKYDDLKSPAGKTDYHTMGACYEVLRSLRIDSRDSGSLEPGSTKPGPSAIRATN, from the coding sequence ATGCACCCACTGCCCAACTTTCGGGATCCCCACTTCCTCGAGGACCACATTCGCCACACCCTGACGTTTTATCATCCCCGCTGCATCAATCCACAAGGGGGATTTTTCCAGCATTTTCGTGATGATGGCAGTCTTTACGACCGCGAAACCCGCCACCTAGTCAGTAGCACCCGCTTTGTCTTTAACTACGCCATGGCGGCGCTGCATTTTCAAAACCCGGAGTATCGCACCTGGGCGGAGCACGGGATCCGGTTTTTGCGGGAAAAGCATCGCCAAGGAGAAGGCGGCTATGTCTGGATTTTGCGGGGCCCAGAGGTTGTGGATGCCACCTTACATTGTTATGGTCATGCCTTTGTCCTCTTGGCCTATGCCTGTGGCCTCAAAGCCGGGATCCCCGAGTGTGCCCAGTATCTGACCGAGACCTTTGCTCTGATGGAGGAGCACTTTTGGTCAGAAGCCGATGGCTTGTATGCCGATGAATTCACAGCCAACTGGGGATCCCTATCCCCTTATCGCGGCCAAAATGCCAACATGCATACCTGTGAAGCATTGATCGCCGCTTACGAAGCCACTCAAAACCAGCATTACTTGGAACGGGCCTTGACCCTTGCCCATAACCTCTGTGAACGACAGGCGGCACTTTCCCCGTTGGGGCTGATCTGGGAGCACTATGACTCCAACTGGGATCCCGACTGGGACTACAACCGCTCAGATCCGCGTCACCTCTTCCGCCCCTGGGGATATCAACCGGGCCACCAAACGGAATGGGCCAAATTACTCCTGATTTTGGAACGCCACGCTCATGGGTTGCTCACCCAAGGAAGTCAGAGCCTCGTGGATAAGGCCCAATTTTTGTTTAACCGAGCGGTGCAGTTGGCCTGGGATCCTGAGTATAGTGGACTCCGCTACGGGCTGGATTTACAAGGGCAAGTTTGGGACAGCGACAAATACTTTTGGGTGCAGGCGGAATCTTTGGCAGCGGCAGCCCTGCTGGCCCTGCGGACAGGGGATCCCAGCTATTGGGATTGGTACGACCGCATTTGGGCCTACAGTTGGGAGCATTTTATTGATCACCAGCATGGAGCTTGGTACCGTATTCTGAACCGTGCCAACCAGAAATACGATGATCTAAAAAGTCCCGCCGGCAAAACTGACTACCACACGATGGGGGCTTGCTATGAGGTGTTGCGCAGCCTCAGGATTGATTCTAGAGATTCTGGATCTCTGGAGCCCGGATCGACTAAGCCAGGCCCGTCTGCAATAAGGGCAACAAACTGA
- a CDS encoding MAPEG family protein, translated as MSQNLPLEAIPLFSIAAAMFLVYLPMGVVGYARARVGYDTSAPRAMFDRLPPYGQRATWAHENGFETFGMFAAAALIAYVTGPHSDPWYFGLTGAEGVAVLCGVFLVARLFYNLCYIADIPIGRSLCFLAGSLSTLGLLLISLLPLLQTGLA; from the coding sequence ATGTCGCAGAATCTCCCCCTCGAAGCCATTCCTTTGTTCTCCATTGCGGCGGCCATGTTTTTGGTTTATCTGCCCATGGGGGTGGTGGGCTATGCTCGTGCTCGCGTTGGGTATGACACCAGTGCTCCCCGTGCCATGTTCGACAGGTTACCTCCCTACGGGCAACGGGCGACCTGGGCCCATGAAAATGGTTTTGAAACGTTTGGGATGTTTGCGGCAGCCGCGTTGATCGCCTATGTTACTGGCCCTCACTCAGATCCTTGGTATTTTGGCCTGACCGGAGCGGAAGGGGTCGCTGTGTTGTGTGGGGTGTTTCTGGTGGCGCGGCTGTTTTACAACCTCTGCTACATTGCCGATATTCCCATCGGGCGCTCCCTCTGTTTCCTAGCGGGATCCCTGTCTACGTTAGGGCTGTTGCTGATCAGTTTGTTGCCCTTATTGCAGACGGGCCTGGCTTAG
- a CDS encoding SHOCT domain-containing protein, protein MTESKSPSAPSPAVRRRLIREVAGWLSMLGLLIPGLQRFYMGHKRWGWGYLGVGLLVFIPSIPLQILSYALRAFCLFEGLWILTMTNADFDFRFNRDLIGLEWKSVEGRESQDPEQQLESQLKQGLITRAEYEERRQQIRKIS, encoded by the coding sequence ATGACCGAGAGCAAAAGCCCCTCTGCCCCCTCCCCTGCAGTCCGTCGGCGGTTGATCCGAGAGGTGGCCGGCTGGTTGTCGATGCTGGGACTGCTGATACCGGGCTTACAACGTTTCTACATGGGCCACAAACGCTGGGGCTGGGGATACTTGGGGGTGGGCCTACTGGTTTTTATACCTTCAATTCCGCTGCAGATCCTGAGCTATGCCTTGCGGGCCTTTTGCTTGTTCGAAGGCTTGTGGATTTTAACCATGACCAATGCCGATTTCGATTTTCGCTTTAATCGGGATTTGATTGGGTTGGAGTGGAAAAGTGTGGAAGGGCGGGAATCTCAGGATCCGGAACAGCAGTTGGAGAGCCAGTTAAAGCAGGGGTTGATTACCCGTGCCGAGTACGAAGAGCGCCGCCAACAAATCCGCAAGATTTCCTGA
- a CDS encoding PPC domain-containing DNA-binding protein: protein MGSLRIYPLRLCPGQDLKQELEQFARQQPLQAGFVLSAVGSLTQATLRLADQTEDHLLVERLEILALHGSLCADGLHLHLTVADCQGKTWGGHLRPGCLIYTTAELVLADSLEHRFSRQLDPTTGYLELQIEQAAADPSPPLP from the coding sequence GTGGGATCCCTCAGGATTTATCCATTGCGCCTCTGCCCCGGCCAAGACCTCAAGCAAGAATTGGAACAGTTTGCCCGTCAGCAACCGCTGCAGGCGGGGTTTGTGCTAAGTGCTGTTGGCAGCCTCACCCAAGCCACCCTGCGCCTAGCCGACCAAACGGAGGATCATCTACTGGTAGAACGACTGGAAATCCTGGCCTTGCACGGATCCCTATGTGCAGATGGCCTACACTTACACCTAACCGTTGCCGACTGCCAAGGCAAAACCTGGGGAGGACACCTGCGTCCGGGCTGCCTCATCTACACCACTGCCGAACTGGTGCTCGCAGATAGCCTAGAGCATCGTTTCTCCCGCCAACTGGATCCCACCACCGGCTACCTGGAACTGCAGATTGAACAGGCCGCGGCGGATCCCTCACCACCGCTTCCTTAA
- a CDS encoding pentapeptide repeat-containing protein, whose amino-acid sequence MPRVTTADELLAKYAAGERNFQESNLVGVDLVRSTLQDADLKGANLSFGKLSGVNLQGADLRGADLSSANLMGASLYGANLWEANLIGADLSFADLREANLHGAYLWEAKLTRAQLQGSDLSGAKMGGAILTGADLSGATLPDGTVRAWASPLADKAE is encoded by the coding sequence ATGCCCCGAGTCACAACGGCTGATGAATTACTGGCAAAGTATGCCGCTGGCGAGCGCAATTTTCAAGAATCCAATTTGGTCGGTGTGGATTTGGTGCGTTCCACTCTGCAAGATGCGGATCTAAAGGGGGCCAACCTCTCCTTCGGTAAATTGAGCGGGGTCAACCTGCAGGGGGCTGACTTGCGGGGAGCCGACCTCAGTTCTGCCAACCTAATGGGAGCCAGCCTCTACGGCGCTAATCTTTGGGAAGCCAACTTGATTGGGGCAGATCTCAGCTTTGCTGACTTACGGGAAGCCAACCTACACGGAGCCTATCTCTGGGAGGCGAAACTCACCCGCGCGCAATTGCAGGGATCCGATCTGAGCGGGGCAAAAATGGGAGGCGCGATTCTAACCGGGGCTGATTTGAGTGGAGCCACTCTACCGGATGGGACAGTGCGGGCCTGGGCTTCTCCCTTGGCAGACAAGGCAGAATAG
- a CDS encoding LapA family protein, whose protein sequence is MLLLFNLALTLLLALGVAVLAGQNPTPLTVHFLTLRSVELPLGLLMTLAIGLGLLTVVLGSFLWPGRSFSVTARQLQERIRQLEMQDQPPQ, encoded by the coding sequence ATGTTGCTGCTGTTCAACTTGGCCTTGACGTTGCTACTGGCTTTGGGGGTGGCGGTACTGGCTGGGCAAAACCCCACTCCTCTGACCGTACATTTTTTGACACTGCGCTCGGTGGAGCTGCCCCTGGGCTTGCTAATGACCTTGGCAATTGGCTTGGGTCTACTGACGGTGGTCCTGGGTTCTTTCCTCTGGCCTGGGCGCAGTTTTTCGGTTACGGCCCGCCAATTGCAGGAACGGATACGCCAACTGGAAATGCAGGATCAACCGCCTCAGTAG
- a CDS encoding TldD/PmbA family protein, with protein sequence MRDLLQDVIRDYSGFVELRYHGKVFRSVTAEKGRIERTAIRRRSGVGVRVLEAGTWGFASTGDPSPTAIRNAIEEARRAAQASAGYRKHKLGSLPKVQLAQGEFSEPGVDEVLNKPLEEKIQLALETEAETRKTSGKITSASCTYNEIYEEKAIVTSDGANVAFRLVRPEFRVQAVAEASGQLSSGSESIGVTGGWNCLFREEPLRMAEKAAATAVDLLSAGYAEGGWATVILSPSIVGLLVHEAIGHTVEADFVLSGSVAAGKLGQRVASELVTLRDSGHSELAPGAGGTIPVDDEGIPTQNTTIIQDGILVSYLHNRETAAHFGVEPTGNARAWEYADEPLIRMRNTYIQPGSQTLEEIIASTADGYFLDGARNGQADSTGEFMFGVERAYRIRQGKLAELVRGVTITGNAFDVLRSVDAVSQDFLWDLGSGHCGKGQPAKVDAGGPYIRCRAILGGQQS encoded by the coding sequence ATGCGAGATCTGCTGCAAGATGTCATTCGGGATTACTCCGGCTTTGTAGAACTCCGGTACCACGGCAAGGTCTTCCGGAGTGTAACCGCCGAGAAGGGGCGCATTGAGCGGACTGCCATCCGCCGCCGTTCTGGGGTGGGGGTACGGGTACTGGAGGCTGGAACCTGGGGTTTTGCCTCCACTGGGGATCCCTCACCAACTGCCATCCGGAACGCGATTGAGGAGGCCCGTCGGGCTGCCCAGGCCAGCGCTGGCTACCGCAAACACAAGCTGGGATCCCTGCCTAAGGTGCAGTTGGCGCAAGGGGAGTTCTCGGAACCGGGGGTGGATGAAGTGTTGAACAAGCCCCTCGAAGAAAAGATTCAATTGGCGCTGGAGACGGAGGCCGAAACCCGAAAAACCTCTGGGAAAATCACATCCGCCAGTTGCACCTACAACGAAATCTACGAAGAAAAAGCAATCGTCACCAGTGATGGGGCAAATGTTGCCTTTCGCTTGGTGCGGCCTGAGTTTCGGGTACAGGCGGTGGCAGAAGCCTCTGGGCAATTGAGCAGCGGCTCAGAGTCAATCGGGGTGACGGGGGGGTGGAATTGCCTCTTCCGGGAGGAGCCTTTACGGATGGCGGAAAAAGCTGCTGCCACAGCGGTGGATTTGTTGTCGGCGGGCTATGCCGAGGGGGGCTGGGCAACGGTAATTTTGTCTCCTTCTATTGTCGGGCTGCTGGTGCATGAGGCGATTGGCCATACAGTCGAAGCGGATTTTGTCTTGTCTGGCTCTGTGGCGGCGGGCAAACTGGGGCAACGGGTGGCCAGCGAGTTGGTGACGTTGCGGGATTCTGGGCATTCTGAACTGGCCCCGGGAGCCGGTGGCACCATCCCTGTCGATGACGAAGGGATCCCGACCCAAAACACCACGATCATTCAAGATGGCATCCTGGTGAGCTATCTGCACAACCGCGAAACTGCCGCTCACTTTGGGGTGGAACCAACCGGTAATGCCCGTGCCTGGGAATATGCCGATGAACCCCTGATTCGCATGCGTAACACCTACATTCAGCCGGGATCCCAAACCTTAGAGGAGATCATCGCCAGCACCGCCGACGGTTACTTTTTGGATGGGGCCAGAAATGGTCAGGCGGACTCCACGGGCGAGTTTATGTTTGGGGTGGAGCGGGCCTACCGCATTCGCCAGGGCAAGTTAGCGGAACTGGTGCGGGGGGTCACGATTACGGGCAATGCTTTTGATGTGCTGCGCTCTGTGGATGCGGTTTCCCAAGACTTTTTGTGGGATTTGGGCTCCGGCCATTGTGGCAAAGGACAACCGGCCAAAGTCGATGCGGGTGGCCCCTACATTCGTTGTCGTGCCATCTTGGGTGGGCAACAAAGTTAA
- a CDS encoding bifunctional orotidine-5'-phosphate decarboxylase/orotate phosphoribosyltransferase: MNFRDKLAAMSQQNQSCLWLGLDPNPELLPSAFASVAEEWQPGSSSVTPRVMADLLDWLEWVIEQTQDQVCAYKPTLGFYLALGTRGLELLEWVLRRVPEGIPVILDAKYADLNSATALAQQAFEVWQVDALTLNPYAGQDLVAPFLLYPHKAVFLLCRTSNPGANAIQEYPAEAAAMRQGGTEEVDPLYLNVVRQCRSWGTPEQVALEVGSPDPWVMRRIRAVAPERLILARSLWGEGVDWQACLGAGVDEHGEGLLLPVPQDWLSRPDLKESVTSLRERVEKARSQARRQNVESVCDLWMPDVCLLQPDPHADLILELYDLGCILFGEYVQASGQILPYYIDLRTIISKPQVFHHILNAYAEILETLSFDRIAGIPYGSLPTATGLSLRLNKPMIYPRKEVKAHGTRRQIEGFYQPGETVVVVDDILITGRSAVEGAEKLRSAGLKVEDIVVLIDHEQGVRERLQAQGYRSHAVLTLSEIKNTLFRAGRIDEAQFNLL; the protein is encoded by the coding sequence GTGAATTTCCGCGATAAATTGGCGGCCATGAGCCAGCAGAACCAAAGTTGTCTATGGCTAGGGCTGGATCCCAATCCAGAGCTGTTGCCCTCTGCCTTTGCCTCTGTAGCAGAAGAGTGGCAGCCTGGGAGTTCATCGGTAACTCCACGGGTGATGGCGGATTTATTGGACTGGCTGGAGTGGGTGATCGAGCAAACCCAGGATCAGGTGTGCGCCTACAAGCCGACGCTGGGATTTTATTTGGCCCTAGGCACCCGCGGCCTGGAATTGTTGGAGTGGGTGTTGCGTCGCGTGCCAGAAGGGATCCCGGTCATTCTCGATGCTAAGTATGCTGACTTGAATAGCGCCACCGCCCTGGCTCAGCAGGCGTTTGAGGTGTGGCAGGTGGATGCTCTCACCCTGAACCCTTACGCCGGACAGGATTTGGTGGCTCCCTTTTTGCTCTACCCCCACAAGGCGGTTTTTTTGCTCTGTCGCACCAGCAATCCCGGGGCCAATGCCATTCAGGAGTATCCTGCCGAGGCGGCAGCCATGCGACAGGGGGGAACGGAGGAGGTGGATCCGCTGTACCTCAACGTGGTGCGCCAGTGTCGCAGTTGGGGCACCCCAGAACAGGTGGCCTTAGAGGTGGGATCCCCGGATCCCTGGGTGATGCGGCGCATCCGGGCTGTTGCTCCCGAGCGGTTGATTTTGGCCCGCAGTCTTTGGGGAGAAGGGGTGGATTGGCAGGCTTGTTTGGGGGCAGGGGTGGATGAGCATGGGGAAGGATTATTGCTACCCGTGCCGCAAGATTGGTTGTCCCGCCCGGATCTGAAGGAATCGGTGACCAGCTTACGAGAGAGGGTTGAGAAGGCCCGTTCCCAAGCACGGCGACAAAATGTTGAGTCCGTGTGTGACCTGTGGATGCCAGATGTCTGTTTGTTACAGCCGGATCCCCATGCCGATTTAATCCTGGAGTTGTATGATTTGGGCTGCATTTTATTTGGGGAGTATGTACAAGCTTCCGGCCAAATCTTGCCCTACTACATCGACCTACGCACGATTATTTCCAAGCCCCAAGTTTTCCATCACATTCTCAATGCCTATGCAGAGATTTTAGAAACCCTTTCTTTTGATCGGATTGCCGGCATCCCGTATGGATCATTACCTACAGCTACGGGTTTATCGCTGCGCCTGAACAAGCCGATGATCTATCCCCGCAAAGAAGTCAAAGCCCATGGCACCCGCCGCCAAATTGAGGGATTTTACCAGCCGGGAGAAACGGTCGTGGTTGTGGATGACATTTTGATTACGGGCCGCAGTGCTGTGGAGGGAGCGGAGAAATTACGCTCGGCAGGGCTCAAGGTAGAGGATATTGTGGTACTGATCGATCACGAACAGGGGGTAAGGGAACGACTGCAAGCCCAGGGCTATCGTAGTCATGCCGTGCTTACCCTTTCTGAAATTAAGAACACCCTTTTCCGAGCCGGTCGCATTGATGAAGCTCAGTTTAATCTCCTGTAA
- a CDS encoding lipoyl protein ligase domain-containing protein, giving the protein MGSLGYFWPYQVAAGAWQMQQDRQLLEGMRRDPRLVLRFYGWDQLTLSLGRHQVWPALGISAGIPTVQRPTGGRAVLHQAAIDQAELTYSLGIPWVYLRETLPNLKRACVYDYCCRFLVQGLAELGITVDAANRDECRIQDRLYADKTSCFAARTRADLSWRGQKLIGSAQLWQPWGILQQGSILLQPNRDLWDRYLPGSTVVGIHDICPQSPPLPGLIEHFLRVAGQCFSVDWQVQDSFLGI; this is encoded by the coding sequence ATGGGATCCCTGGGGTACTTCTGGCCCTATCAAGTGGCTGCAGGCGCCTGGCAAATGCAGCAGGATCGCCAACTTTTGGAGGGGATGCGTCGGGATCCCCGTCTGGTGTTGCGCTTCTATGGCTGGGATCAGCTGACCCTATCCCTCGGTCGCCACCAAGTTTGGCCCGCGCTGGGGATTTCTGCAGGGATCCCGACGGTACAGCGACCCACAGGAGGGCGAGCAGTGTTGCATCAGGCGGCCATTGATCAAGCTGAGCTGACCTACAGCCTGGGGATCCCTTGGGTTTATTTGCGGGAGACCTTACCCAATTTGAAGCGGGCCTGTGTGTATGACTATTGCTGCCGTTTTTTGGTGCAGGGGTTGGCGGAACTGGGCATCACGGTGGATGCCGCCAACCGGGATGAATGCCGCATCCAAGACCGTCTCTACGCCGATAAAACCAGTTGTTTTGCGGCGCGTACCCGGGCTGACCTAAGCTGGCGGGGTCAAAAACTGATTGGCAGTGCCCAACTGTGGCAACCCTGGGGGATCCTCCAACAGGGATCCATTTTGCTCCAGCCTAACCGGGACTTGTGGGATCGCTATCTACCCGGTTCGACCGTGGTGGGCATTCACGACATTTGTCCCCAGTCGCCGCCGCTGCCGGGTTTAATTGAACATTTCTTGCGAGTGGCAGGGCAGTGTTTTTCGGTGGATTGGCAGGTACAGGACAGTTTCCTAGGGATCTAA
- a CDS encoding YbjN domain-containing protein, with the protein MSTFDRSPDAFLESQEPIRYTEIVSAVVSSLKEDAAYENHEQGHTWKFTYGTVEVFVHLSGESVEDTLAVWSPVLTLPVAEPAKLMQKLLEKNWTDTLEARFCIWNDQVILNHYRTLEGITAGEISRAITLVASLADEYDEPLQAEFPKA; encoded by the coding sequence ATGAGTACCTTTGACCGTTCTCCAGATGCCTTTCTGGAATCGCAAGAACCGATCCGTTATACCGAGATTGTTTCTGCGGTGGTCTCCAGCCTCAAGGAAGATGCTGCCTATGAAAATCATGAGCAGGGTCACACCTGGAAGTTCACCTATGGCACAGTCGAGGTATTTGTCCATTTGAGTGGTGAGTCGGTGGAAGATACCCTGGCAGTCTGGTCTCCTGTGCTGACTTTGCCCGTGGCAGAACCGGCCAAATTGATGCAGAAGCTTCTGGAAAAAAATTGGACGGACACGCTAGAAGCACGCTTCTGTATTTGGAATGACCAGGTCATCCTGAACCACTACCGCACCCTGGAAGGGATCACCGCTGGCGAAATTTCGCGCGCCATCACCCTTGTTGCCAGTTTGGCAGATGAGTACGATGAGCCGCTGCAGGCGGAGTTTCCCAAGGCTTAG
- a CDS encoding 2Fe-2S iron-sulfur cluster-binding protein, with the protein MPEIQVQERTLSCAEGSNLRQVLLQAGIPLYNPPAHIVNCHGLGTCGTCAVQIEGEVSPMGWRERARLSVPPHQLSKGLRLACQVQVLGDLKVTKWPGMWGQNIPSVTQG; encoded by the coding sequence ATGCCTGAAATTCAAGTTCAAGAGCGCACGCTCTCCTGTGCGGAAGGCTCCAACTTGCGCCAGGTGCTTCTCCAGGCAGGGATCCCGCTCTACAATCCGCCCGCTCACATCGTCAATTGTCATGGGCTGGGCACCTGTGGCACCTGTGCCGTGCAGATCGAAGGGGAGGTATCTCCGATGGGCTGGCGGGAACGGGCTCGTTTGTCTGTGCCGCCGCATCAGTTGAGCAAAGGGCTGCGGCTGGCCTGTCAGGTGCAGGTGTTGGGGGATCTGAAGGTGACCAAATGGCCGGGAATGTGGGGACAGAATATCCCGTCAGTAACCCAGGGGTGA
- a CDS encoding 5'-methylthioadenosine/adenosylhomocysteine nucleosidase, whose amino-acid sequence MSSQPLDPPEKSAASPAIGILGALPEEVAMLTEAMETFSTHTHLGRQFHQGSLAGQPVVVVQGGVGKVRAATTAALLVAHFPLRGIIFTGVAGALADHLQMGDVVLAHAAIEHDFGTGREEGFVLGIDFIPELRHPLAEADSALYDLILAHPGRIPLHPLQGRDPIIHQGLVATGDVFVAHAGLRQEIQKRTGALVVEMEGAAVVRVAQEAGIPCLLVRSVSDAGDDTDFLSFFQTAALNSAAVVHTVLQNLP is encoded by the coding sequence ATGTCCTCTCAACCCTTGGATCCCCCTGAAAAAAGCGCTGCCTCCCCTGCCATTGGCATTCTCGGAGCCCTGCCGGAAGAAGTGGCGATGCTGACGGAGGCGATGGAAACCTTTTCTACCCACACCCACTTAGGTCGGCAATTCCATCAGGGATCCCTGGCGGGACAACCGGTGGTGGTGGTGCAGGGGGGGGTAGGCAAGGTGCGGGCGGCAACCACGGCGGCTCTGCTGGTGGCCCATTTCCCGTTGCGGGGCATCATCTTTACCGGGGTGGCGGGGGCTTTGGCAGATCATCTGCAAATGGGGGATGTGGTACTGGCCCATGCCGCGATCGAGCATGATTTTGGCACGGGGCGAGAAGAAGGCTTTGTGTTGGGAATCGATTTTATCCCTGAGTTGCGTCACCCTTTGGCGGAGGCGGATAGCGCCCTCTACGATTTGATCCTGGCCCACCCTGGTAGGATCCCTCTCCATCCGCTGCAGGGCCGGGATCCGATTATTCATCAAGGCTTGGTGGCTACTGGTGATGTGTTTGTTGCCCATGCCGGCTTACGGCAGGAGATCCAGAAGCGCACCGGCGCTTTGGTGGTGGAAATGGAAGGGGCAGCGGTGGTGCGGGTGGCTCAAGAGGCTGGGATCCCCTGTTTGCTGGTGCGTTCCGTCAGCGATGCCGGGGATGACACGGATTTCTTGAGCTTTTTTCAGACGGCAGCGCTCAACTCGGCGGCAGTGGTTCACACCGTGCTGCAAAACCTGCCCTAA